The following are encoded together in the Citrus sinensis cultivar Valencia sweet orange chromosome 1, DVS_A1.0, whole genome shotgun sequence genome:
- the LOC102626841 gene encoding probable protein phosphatase 2C 13 gives MIVGQKMVAETEIICKATAVLDLGLQFNVKDQNLQIDVNLKNKNSSPPSTPRFHELRVSDSVSSEISCFESVVSCSETVKSTAMETSAVFVPIICSGSCADIGPRISMDDEHIRIDDLSAHLGSLFKCPTPSAFYAVFDGHGGPEAAVYVKENAMKLFFKDADMPQTSDINDVFLAELENSHKKAFLLADLALADERSVSSTCGTTALTALVLGRNLLVANAGDCRAVLCRKGVAVDMSQDHRPSYLPERRRVEELGGYIRDGYLNGDLSVTRALGDWDMKLPLGSASPLIADPDVQQVVLTEDDEFLIIGCDGIWDVMSSQHAVSLARRGLRRHNDPQQCARELVMEASRLNSSDNLTVIVICFSSLARGESCPPLQRRFRCASLSEEARNRLRSLLGGN, from the exons ATGATTGTGGGTCAAAAAATGGTGGCGGAAACAGAGATAATTTGCAAAGCTACTGCTGTTTTAGACTTAGGTTTGCAGTTCAATGTGAAAGATCAAAACTTGCAGATCGATGTTAATCTCAAGAACAAGAATAGTAGCCCTCCTTCAACTCCAAGATTCCATGAACTTCGTGTTTCTGACTCAGTTTCCTCTGAAATCTCCTGTTTTGAATcg GTTGTCAGTTGTTCAGAGACCGTTAAAAGTACTGCTATGGAGACTTCGGCAGTGTTTGTCCCAATCATTTGTTCTGGCAGCTGTGCTGACATTGGACCAAGGATCTCCATGGATGATGAGCACATTCGGATTGATGATCTATCTGCCCACCTTGGATCTCTCTTTAAGTGTCCTACTCCAAGTGCTTTCTATGCAGTGTTTGATGGTCATGGTGGACCTGAGGCAGCTGTTTATGTCAAGGAGAATgctatgaaattattttttaaggatgCTGATATGCCCCAAACATCTGATATCAATGATGTCTTCTTAGCAGAGTTGGAGAATTCTCATAAGAAAGCATTTTTACTGGCAGACCTTGCCTTGGCTGATGAACGTAGTGTTAGTAGTACGTGTGGAACAACTGCTCTGACTGCCTTAGTGCTTGGAAGGAATTTACTGGTTGCAAATGCTGGTGACTGCCGAGCAGTTCTCTGTAGAAAAGGAGTTGCAGTTGATATGTCTCAAGATCATAGGCCTTCCTATCTGCCCGAGCGGAGGCGAGTTGAGGAGTTAGGTGGTTATATTCGTGATGGATATCTAAATGGTGATCTATCTGTGACACGAGCCCTAGGAGACTGGGATATGAAACTCCCACTAGGGTCTGCATCGCCTCTTATTGCTGATCCAGATGTCCAACAAGTTGTGTTGACAGAGGATGATGAATTCCTAATCATTGGTTGTGATGGTATCTGGGATGTGATGTCAAGCCAGCATGCAGTCAGCCTTGCCCGTCGTGGGCTCAGGCGGCACAATGATCCGCAACAATGTGCTCGAGAACTTGTCATGGAAGCATCACGCCTGAATTCATCTGATAATCTCACTGTGATTGTTATCTGCTTCTCCTCTCTTGCACGTGGAGAGTCATGTCCTCCCCTGCAGCGAAGATTCAGGTGCGCCAGTCTCTCTGAAGAAGCTCGAAATAGGTTGAGGAGCTTGTTAGGAGGCAACTGA
- the LOC102627601 gene encoding uncharacterized protein LOC102627601 isoform X2 has protein sequence MWEQMNKGVSSKTLMSFLNKPSPNVNKISSKMSNCWITYLGLAPKETGPSVVQNGIDDDDKKINALWEKMNEGVPKRKFKFFLSKPCSTVTRSSQTISNNWMKNLARNTESVGLDVPQENGILPQKRPIAMLDDTSDEAKRLAAAALSAVKAATAAAPSRGKIGITEFRDFAGQDIEVKKFFDADSREASEKGKGPPTSAVDAVLEQIKKKPKLSVLDKTKKDWGEFKEEQRLEEELDAYKKSSNQYLDKVSFLQRADYREFERERDARLALQARRRSDMREEP, from the exons ATGTGGGAGCAAATGAATAAAGGGGTTTCTAGCAAGACCCTGATGTCTTTTCTAAACAAGCCGAGTCCAAAtgtgaataaaatttcatcaaagATGTCGAAT TGCTGGATTACATACCTAGGCTTGGCGCCGAAAGAGACCGGACCTAGTGTTGTGCAAAATggtattgatgatgatgataagaaGATTAATGCTTTGTgggaaaaaatgaatgaaGGAGTTCCTAAGaggaaattcaaattttttttgagcAAGCCTTGTTCAACTGTGACCAGAAGTTCGCAGACAATATCCAAT AATTGGATGAAAAATTTGGCAAGGAATACTGAATCTGTTGGGCTAGACGTACCACAAGAGAATGGTATCTTGCCACAAAAAAGACCCATTGCTATGCTGGATGACACTAGTGATGAGGCCAAGAGGCTTGCAGCTGCAGCTTTATCAGCAGTCAAGGCAGCTACAGCTGCCGCACCAAGCAGGGGGAAAATTGGG ATTACTGAGTTTCGGGACTTTGCCGGTCAAGATATTGAagttaagaaattttttgatgCTGATTCTAGGGAGGCATCTGAAAAGGGTAAAGGTCCTCCAACATCAGCTGTTGATGCTGTTCTTGAACAGATTAAGAAGAAACCAAAGCTCAGCGTGCTCGACAAGACCAAAAAGGACTGGGGAGAGTTCAAGGAAGAGCAGAGGCTGGAGGAGGAGTTAGATGCTTACAAGAAGAGCTCAAATCAGTATTTGGACAAGGTTTCCTTCTTGCAGCGAGCAGATTACCGGGAGTTTGAGCGTGAGAGAGACGCAAGGCTGGCTTTACAGGCCAGGAGAAGGTCAGACATGAGAGAAGAGCCATGA
- the LOC102627601 gene encoding uncharacterized protein LOC102627601 isoform X1, with amino-acid sequence MAATNGVEIDATGHAIGPRLESQNEDIVVRTQVDAMWEQMNKGVSSKTLMSFLNKPSPNVNKISSKMSNCWITYLGLAPKETGPSVVQNGIDDDDKKINALWEKMNEGVPKRKFKFFLSKPCSTVTRSSQTISNNWMKNLARNTESVGLDVPQENGILPQKRPIAMLDDTSDEAKRLAAAALSAVKAATAAAPSRGKIGITEFRDFAGQDIEVKKFFDADSREASEKGKGPPTSAVDAVLEQIKKKPKLSVLDKTKKDWGEFKEEQRLEEELDAYKKSSNQYLDKVSFLQRADYREFERERDARLALQARRRSDMREEP; translated from the exons ATGGCTGCAACGAACGGCGTTGAAATTGACGCCACAG GCCATGCCATCGGTCCCAGATTAGAGTCTCAAAATGAAGATATTG TGGTGAGAACTCAGGTGGATGCTATGTGGGAGCAAATGAATAAAGGGGTTTCTAGCAAGACCCTGATGTCTTTTCTAAACAAGCCGAGTCCAAAtgtgaataaaatttcatcaaagATGTCGAAT TGCTGGATTACATACCTAGGCTTGGCGCCGAAAGAGACCGGACCTAGTGTTGTGCAAAATggtattgatgatgatgataagaaGATTAATGCTTTGTgggaaaaaatgaatgaaGGAGTTCCTAAGaggaaattcaaattttttttgagcAAGCCTTGTTCAACTGTGACCAGAAGTTCGCAGACAATATCCAAT AATTGGATGAAAAATTTGGCAAGGAATACTGAATCTGTTGGGCTAGACGTACCACAAGAGAATGGTATCTTGCCACAAAAAAGACCCATTGCTATGCTGGATGACACTAGTGATGAGGCCAAGAGGCTTGCAGCTGCAGCTTTATCAGCAGTCAAGGCAGCTACAGCTGCCGCACCAAGCAGGGGGAAAATTGGG ATTACTGAGTTTCGGGACTTTGCCGGTCAAGATATTGAagttaagaaattttttgatgCTGATTCTAGGGAGGCATCTGAAAAGGGTAAAGGTCCTCCAACATCAGCTGTTGATGCTGTTCTTGAACAGATTAAGAAGAAACCAAAGCTCAGCGTGCTCGACAAGACCAAAAAGGACTGGGGAGAGTTCAAGGAAGAGCAGAGGCTGGAGGAGGAGTTAGATGCTTACAAGAAGAGCTCAAATCAGTATTTGGACAAGGTTTCCTTCTTGCAGCGAGCAGATTACCGGGAGTTTGAGCGTGAGAGAGACGCAAGGCTGGCTTTACAGGCCAGGAGAAGGTCAGACATGAGAGAAGAGCCATGA
- the LOC102628374 gene encoding stress-response A/B barrel domain-containing protein HS1, translating to MEEAKGVVKHVLLAKFKEGTAQDQIDQLIKDYANLVNLIEPMKSFQWGKDVSIENRHQGFTHIFESTFESTEGVAEYVAHPAHVEYANLFLANLEKVLVIDYKPTTVRV from the exons ATGGAAGAAGCTAAAGGAGTGGTGAAGCACGTACTTCTGGCCAAGTTCAAAGAAGGGACTGCTCAAGATCAAATTGATCAGCTCATCAAAGACTATGCAAATCTTGTGAATCTCATTGAACCCATGAAGTCTTTCCAATG GGGCAAGGATGTGAGCATTGAGAATCGTCATCAGGGTTTCACTCATATTTTTGAATCTACCTTTGAGAGCACAGAGGGTGTTGCAGAGTATGTAGCTCATCCGGCACATGTTGAATACGCAAACTTGTTCCTGGCCAACTTGGAGAAAGTTCTCGTGATTGACTACAAACCGACAACAGTACGTGTCTGA
- the LOC102609434 gene encoding galactinol synthase 2-like yields MSSKRAYVTFLAGNGDYVKGVVGLVKGLRKAKSAYPLVVAVLPDVPADHREILVSQGCIVREIQPVYPPENQTQFAMAYYVINYSKLRIWEFVEYAKMIYLDGDIQVFENIDHLFELPNGYLYAAMDCFCEKTWSNSPQYKIGYCQQCPEKVKWPASMGSPPPKYFNAGMFVYEPNLLTYSHLLETLKVTPPSSFAEQDFLNNFFRNIYKPISHTYNFVLAMLWRHPEHVETEKVKVVHYCASGSKPWRYTGKEENMDREDIKMLVKKWKDIYEDKSLDYKNLAMDDNAKLNLLIEVLDDDDAITKPKKAPSAA; encoded by the exons ATGTCTTCTAAGAGGGCTTATGTGACATTTTTGGCTGGCAATGGTGATTATGTGAAGGGTGTTGTGGGCTTGGTCAAAGGTTTAAGGAAGGCCAAATCTGCATATCCTCTAGTCGTGGCTGTTTTGCCTGATGTACCGGCGGATCATCGGGAAATTCTTGTATCCCAAGGATGCATTGTTCGTGAGATTCAGCCGGTGTACCCACCGGAAAACCAGACCCAATTCGCTATGGCATATTATGTCATCAACTATTCCAAGCTTCGCATTTGGGAG TTTGTGGAGTATGCGAAGATGATATATTTAGACGGTGACATACAAGTGTTCGAGAATATTGATCATCTTTTCGAGTTGCCAAACGGCTACTTGTATGCTGCCATGGACTGTTTCTGTGAGAAGACATGGAGCAACTCACCGCAATACAAGATCGGATACTGCCAGCAGTGCCCTGAAAAAGTTAAGTGGCCTGCATCCATGGGGTCGCCGCCACCGAAGTACTTCAACGCCGGCATGTTTGTTTATGAGCCTAATCTTTTGACCTACTCTCATCTCTTGGAAACCCTAAAGGTCACTCCTCCTTCTTCTTTTGCCGAGCAG gattttttgaataatttcttcaGGAATATTTACAAGCCCATTTCTCATACatacaattttgttttagcAATGCTTTGGCGTCACCCTGAGCATGTTGAAACTGAAAAAGTGAAGGTTGTGCATTACTGTGCATCT ggaTCAAAGCCATGGAGATATACTGGGAAAGAAGAGAACATGGACAGAGAAGACATAAAGATGCTTGTGAAAAAATGGAAGGATATTTATGAGGATAAGTCATTGGATTACAAGAATTTGGCCATGGATGATAACGCAAAGCTTAATCTGTTGATTGAGGtgcttgatgatgatgacgcTATAACTAAGCCCAAGAAAGCCCCATCTGCagcttga
- the LOC102627107 gene encoding dihydrolipoyl dehydrogenase 1, mitochondrial produces the protein MAMASLARRKAYVLSRNLSNSLNGNVFKYSFSLTRGFASASDENDVVVIGGGPGGYVAAIKAAQLGLKTTCIEKRGALGGTCLNVGCIPSKALLHSSHMYHEAMHSFASHGVKFSSVEVDLPAMMAQKDKAVSNLTRGIEGLFKKNKVTYVKGYGKFISPSEVSVDTIEGGNTVVKGKNIIIATGSDVKSLPGITIDEKRIVSSTGALALNEVPKKLVVIGAGYIGLEMGSVWARLGSEVTVVEFAADIVPSMDGEIRKQFQRSLEKQKMKFMLKTKVVGVDLSGDGVKLTLEPAAGGEKTILEADVVLVSAGRTPFTAGLGLDKIGVETDKMGRIPVNERFATNIPGVYAIGDVIPGPMLAHKAEEDGVACVEFLAGKHGHVDYDKVPGVVYTHPEVASVGKTEEQVKELGVEYRVGKFPFLANSRAKAIDDAEGIVKILAEKETDKILGVHIMAPNAGELIHEAVLAINYDASSEDIARVCHAHPTMSEALKEAAMATHDKPIHI, from the exons ATGGCGATGGCAAGTCTTGCAAGAAGAAAGGCGTACGTGCTGTCAAGGAATCTCTCGAACTCGTTGAATGGTAATGTTTTCAAGTACAGTTTCTCGCTTACAAGGGGCTTCGCTTCGGCATCTGATGAGAACGACGTCGTCGTCATCGGAGGTGGACCTGGTGGTTACGTGGCCGCCATCAAGGCCGCCCAGCTTGGTCTCAAGACTACGTGCATCGAGAAGCGTGGGGCCCTCGGCGGCACGTGCCTTAACGTCGGATGCATCCCCTCTAAG GCACTTCTTCATTCTTCCCACATGTACCATGAAGCCATGCATTCTTTTGCCAGCCATGGTGTAAAGTTTTCTTCTGTTGAAGTTGATTTGCCTGCTATGATGGCCCAAAAAGATAAAGCTGTGTCTAATCTTACAAGAGGTATTGAaggtctattcaagaagaACAAGGTAACCTATGTGAAAGGATATGGCAAGTTTATCTCCCCATCTGAGGTCTCTGTGGACACCATTGAAGGTGGAAACACTGTCGTGAAAGGCAAGAATATCATAATTGCTACTGGTTCTGACGTTAAGTCTCTACCTGGGATCACCATTGATGAAAAGAGAATTGTGTCATCCACTGGAGCTTTAGCATTGAATGAAGTTCCTAAGAAACTCGTGGTCATTGGGGCAGGCTACATTGGGCTGGAGATGGGCTCAGTTTGGGCCAGGCTTGGTTCAGAGGTCACTGTTGTTGAATTTGCAGCTGATATCGTCCCAAGCATGGATGGGGAAATTCGCAAGCAATTTCAGCGTTCACTTGAGAAGCAGAAGATGAAATTCATGCTCAAAACTAAGGTGGTGGGAGTTGATTTATCTGGTGATGGTGTCAAGTTGACCCTTGAACCAGCAGCTGGTGGTGAAAAGACCATACTTGAAGCTGATGTTGTTCTTGTGTCTGCTGGCCGGACTCCATTCACCGCTGGGCTCGGGCTGGATAAGATAGGAGTGGAAACCGATAAGATGGGACGGATACCAGTTAATGAGAGATTTGCTACAAACATACCTGGTGTTTATGCGATTGGAGACGTAATTCCAGGACCAATGTTAGCTCACAAGGCAGAAGAGGATGGGGTTGCTTGTGTTGAATTCTTAGCTGGTAAACATGGCCATGTGGACTATGATAAGGTCCCTGGAGTTGTCTACACACACCCTGAGGTTGCTTCAGTTGGGAAGACTGAGGAGCAGGTAAAGGAACTTGGTGTTGAGTACCGTGTGGGGAAATTCCCTTTCTTGGCAAATAGCCGAGCAAAAGCTATTGATGATGCTGAAGGAATAGTCAAGATTTTGGCTGAGAAAGAGACAGACAAGATATTGGGGGTTCATATTATGGCACCCAATGCTGGAGAGCTCATCCACGAGGCTGTCCTGGCCATTAATTATGATGCATCAAGTGAGGACATTGCACGTGTGTGCCATGCACATCCTACAATGAGTGAGGCATTGAAGGAGGCTGCTATGGCCACTCACGACAAACCCATTCACATCTGA